CGAGAGCCGCCCGACCCGGCGGTCGGCGAGGTCCCGGATGTCCACGCGGTCGAGCGCGGCCGCTATCGCGTCCCGGTCCTCGTCGCGGAAGGGGCGGAACGCCCGACGCGGATACCGGCCCATCCGCACCGCTTCTCGCACCGTGACGGGCATGTCGCCGGCCGCCGCCGTCGCGTCCTGTGCGACGTAACCGAGGCGCTCGCCGTCCGCAAAGCGGTGGGCCGGCTCGCCAAACAGCGTCACCGAACCGCTGTCCGGCCGCCGGAGCCCGACCAGCAGCTCCAGCAGCGTCGTCTTTCCCGAGCCGTTCGGCCCGACGAGGCCGAGGAAGGCACCCGCGGGAACGCTCATCGAGACGTCCTCGACGACGGGCCGGTCGCCGTAGGCGAACGTGACCGCGTCGAGTTCGGCGACGGTCATCGGGCCCCGAGTGCCTCCGTCAACGTCGGCA
This is a stretch of genomic DNA from Halomicroarcula saliterrae. It encodes these proteins:
- a CDS encoding metal ABC transporter ATP-binding protein, which codes for MTVAELDAVTFAYGDRPVVEDVSMSVPAGAFLGLVGPNGSGKTTLLELLVGLRRPDSGSVTLFGEPAHRFADGERLGYVAQDATAAAGDMPVTVREAVRMGRYPRRAFRPFRDEDRDAIAAALDRVDIRDLADRRVGRLSGGQRQRVFIARALAAEADLLALDEPTVGVDADSREAFYDLLHELNDEGLTVVLIEHDIGVVTTHATEIACLNRELFFHGDPETFVETDALADAYGPDQGVLHHGH